A region of the Pricia mediterranea genome:
GGGTGAAGTTCCATTTCATTACCCAACAGGGAATCGAGAATCTTACGGATAAAGAGGCTGTGGAATTAGTGGGCATTGACCGTGAATCATCGCAAAGGGATCTTTTTGATGCCATTGAAAAAGAGGATTTCCCAAAGTGGAAAATGTTCGTCCAAGTTATGACGGAAGAGGAGGCGAAGACCTACCGTTTCCATCCTTTTGATCTGACCAAGGTGTGGTCAAAAAAGGATTTTCCGCTTATTCCCGTCGGGGAATTCGAACTGAACCGGAATCCGGAAAATTATTTTCAGGATGTGGAGCAGGCCGCCTTCGACCCTACGAACATCGTCCCCGGAATCGGGTTCTCCCCGGACAAAATGCTGCAGGGAAGATTGTTTTCCTATGGGGATGCACAGCGATACAGGCTGGGGGTCAACCACTATCAAATCCCCGTGAACAAACCCACTTGTCCCTATCACGCATACCATCGTGACGGGGCCATGCGTGTCGATGGCAATTACGGTGCGACCAAACATTATGAACCCAACAGTTATGGGGAATGGCAGGAACAGCCCAGGGCAAAAGAACCGCCCTTGGAATTGGAGGGTACCGCTTATGCACACAATTTCAGGGACGACGACGAAGATTATTTCACGCAGCCTGGGGATTTGTTCCGCATTATCAAGGCCGACGGCAAGGCGGATCTATTGTTCAAGAATACGGCGGCTCAAGTAGGGGGTGCCGACAAATTCATTCAGGTCCGCCATATCAGAAACTGCTTTAAGGCAGACCCCGAATATGGGGAAGGAGTTGCAAAAGCGCTTGACCTAACTATGGACGAAGTCAATAACTTCGACATGACTCCCTATAATAAGTGGGCACCAAAGCCTACCAAAGGATAGGTTTTCCGAAAAATCACCAAGTTTGGGATGAGCCGAAGGAATTGATGGAAGCGAATCGAACATACTTGGGCAGGTTCAAGTACAAACAATCAGATCGTAGGTATTGGCGACAATCGTTATAATAGCTAATAGTTACGATCTGTTGTCATTGGACGACCGTTGTGGTTGGCCGATTAGACCAACGGAACGGCCAATAAAGGAATTTTCAGTTCATCGATCAAATCCCGTTTCTTGTTTTCGGTAAACAATCCGTAAACCAAATGTTTTCTTTTATGCCCGGCCACAACAAGGTCAATATTGTGCGCTTTAACGATTTCTGTGAGCGATTTGATGACCGGCCCCTTAATTAAGCAGCCTTTAGCGGAAACATCGTATTTTTCTATGGTCTGCTGTGCCAATTGTTCAAGAAAGGCGGCTTCTTTCTTGTGTTCCTCGTCTCTCTTATTGTAAACATACTGAGGACCGGCCTCACGAGCCAGAAAATCTTTCGGATTGTCTGCCGTCACGTGTATAATCCAAATTTTCGCATCTGTGAGCTTGGCGATTTTGACAGCATAGGCTATTAACTGATCTGCATTTTTTGGTCGGTCGACCGCCACGAGTATGTTCTTCATAAAATTTAAGATTAATGGAATTCAAAGCTAAGTAAAAAACATGTCTTTTCGAGATTGACTTTTGATCTACTAAATAGCAGCTTAGATTTATGGTTTATAGGAGTTGTCTCAACAATGGTATTTTAGATATCGTGTTTATCATAAGAATTCTTTTACTTCTGGAAAAGGGGAATTTGGCTCCTCAGGGTGTTCTCACACATCCCTTGTTATTTTCCTAATCTTAAAATGCAGAATTACTGCCGATAGGGTCAAACAAATGATGGCAATAACACCCATTGCGAGTAAGGGCCCATAAATATGGGAAATTCCGGAGTGATTGAGGTACAGCAATCTGAAGGTTTTCAAATAATGCGTTAATGGGATCAAATCGGCTATAAATTGTACCCAAGTAGGCATTTGACTCAGGGGCCAGGTAAATCCGCTAAGGATAAAACTTGGCGTAGCCACGACCATTAATACTTCCGTAGCTTTCAATTAATTGGGCAAGACAATACTTACCAAAACCCCTATTCCGCAAACGGCAAGGATAAAGACGAACGTACTCAGCGAAAATCCCCAAAAGGCACCGCTAATGACCATATTGAAATATCTGGAAAAGCCCCAGTACAATAGGAGTATTCCAACGGACATAATCATATAGGGTATAATTTTTACGGCTAGCATTCCAAGTGCATTTGGCATTTTTCGAACCAATTCCCTGAACGTGCCGTTTTCATATTCAGCGGCAAAGGTGAGGGCCAATCCCAATAGCAAGACCTGTTGGAAAACCGTTAACAAGACCCCGGGCAGCATAAAGTACAAATAGTTGCCGCTTCTGATACTCTGTTTGATGATCGTGGTCTTGAACGGTTCATAGTTTTGGGCGGCCACATATTCCGGAACTCCCTGTTTCATCTGGGATTCTATCTGAATGCCCGCTTTCATTGTCATGGCGACAGCATTGACCGCCATGAGTGCCGTGTTGGAGGTCAAGGTGTTCGAAGCATCCACAAAAAGGGTGATCTCGGTCAATCGATTTTGTTGGATTCCGGACGTAAATCCGATCGGTATGTTTACGATGACGGTAGCTTCTTCATCGATCGCCCTATCCTTGGCGCCGTTCATGGCGGGTAGTACGGCGGCTACTTCGATACTTTCGATTTCCTCGAGCATATCGATAAACGTAGTGCTCATCGGACTATGATCTTGATCGACCACAATAATGGGGAGGTCCGTTATTTTTCCTTTTTGATATACGGCCCCGATGAGAACACCGTATAAAATGGGGGCACCGATAAATAAAAGTCGCAGTACGCTATTGCTAAAAAATAGCCTGAATTCCCTTTTTATCAAGTGTACAAATTTCTTCACGTTGCTTTATTTGTCAAGTTCTAGGGAAACAGAGGCCTTGGTGATCAAATCTCTCGTCTTTTCTGGTGCTGTGGGGCGTACTTCTACTTCAAATAAGGCTTGTTGCATATCAAAATCGGGATACGCGGTAGCAATGTTGGCGTACGAACTCAGCGCCTTTACGGTGCTCACTTCGCCGTCGATAAGCGGCGCATCTTTATAGAGCACCTTTACCTTTATTTTTTCGCCAGGCTTGACCTCGCCCAATTGACCTTCCGGAATGGTAAACCTAAAATAGACCGAATGGTCGATATACCCGCTAAAAACGGGATATCCGGGCAAGGCCAGTTCCCCCGTTTTTAAGTTGACGGTCTCCACGGTCATATCCTGTGGCGCAAGCATATATTTTTCCCGTTCCGCGGCGCCCACCTCCGAGATTGCCCCCGAAGCTTGCCGTTGCTGACCTAAAGCCATGGCCTGTTGCTCTTGTCGGCTACCGGTCCGCGCCTCTTCCAATTCGGTTTTGGCGGCCTCATACTGGTTTTTTGCGCCTTGGTATTTCGCATACACTTCGTCGAACTGTTGCTGGGGTACAAGACTATCCTGCACCATGCCGTTTAATCTGACCAACGATTTTTTCGCAAATTCAAATTGCTCCTTGAGTCCGCTTACTTTGTTCTGCAATTGCCTTAATTGGCCCTCGGTGGCTCCCTTGATTGCCATCTGATACTGTGCCTCCGCCGACTGTAAAGCTCCTTCTGCCTGTTGTTTTTTGGCGTCCACTTCGGGGATGTCCAAGATAGCCAAGGTGTCCCCTTTCTTGGCGTAGTCGCCATTGTTGACCAATATCCGTTCTATTGTCCCGGGCACTTTGGTTACCACTGAAATTTGGTCCCTTTCGATCTTCCCCATAAAAGCGGGGTCGATTTTTTTGTCCGAACAAGAGGCCGAAATCAACAAGATTACGAAGGGTACTATATTCTTAATTTCCATATCCGTTATAAATTTTATCCGATAATTCCCCGGTAGCCAGTAGAAGTTCCAGAACAGCGGTCCGCTGATCGAGAATTTGGTTGTGATAGTTCAAGTTCACTTTATAAAAATCATTTTCCGAAGCCAGGCGTTCTGTCATATCGACTAAACCGGCGCGGTATTGCCGGGATGCCAGCTGCAAATTGTTTTCGGCTATCTTGACCCGCTGTTCAGCTACCAAGACCTTTTGTTCCGCGGACTTAAGATCAGATCTGTTCTTGAATAACAACAGTTCGAACTTCTCTCGGGTATCCTTTAATTTGGTCTCACTTATTTCGACTTCTATCGCCGCCTTTTTTACATTCTTGCGGTGTGTCCCTCCTTTAAACACATCCCACTTCATTCCTACTCCTACCGCTGCAGCGGGTTCCATTCTGATGTGCTCCGCCTCTAAGGTCACATCCCCGGAAATGGGTACATCCCTGAATTTGATACTCGAGTCAAAGGCATTTAAATAGGCCAGGTTTCCAAAGGCGAAAATCGTGGGAAAATAAGCGCCCTTTTCTTTTTGATAGGCAAACTCCTTTGCTTTTTTCCCTGCTTCCAAGGCCTTCAATTCTGCCCGGTTTTCTGGGGTTGGGAACACTTGGCTCAATGAAAAAGTCTGTAACTCATATTCAATGGATTCCAATTCGCTCTTTGTCATTTGGGTAAGATATTCCAGCTTGGCAAGCAGGACGTTTCTATTTCCTTGAGCTTCCAGTTTTTTCTCTTCCAATTCCAGCATCGCCAATTTTATTTTATCTCGATCATAGGGGATGGCCAAACCGTTTGCGATTCCTTTTACTACCTTTTTATGCTCTGACTCAAGTCTTTTCCCCGAATCTTCGATCAATTTGTCCACTTCACTTAACAGCATCAATTGATCGAAAGTCGTGATGACTTCCTTTGCGATTTCCTCCCTGCCGGCTTCTGCCAGCAAACGTTCGGCCTTTTGTTTTTCTTCCAATGCCCGGACACCGCTGTTAATTTGGTTTCCCGCAAAAATAACTTGCCGTGCAGAAAGACTTCCTAGAAAAACTTGGGTCTGAAAATTGGAAACCAGGGGGTCTTCCAAAAACGGAGTACCGCTGATAGGCAGATATTGAGTAGGAAACTTGGGGCTTAATCGGGAGTACATAAAACCATACCCCCCCGTAAGGGAAACCTGAGGCAATCTTTTGCCTTTAATGGCTTCCATTTCCCATTGGGTACCCTCACCTTGCATTTCCTGCACACGTACGTCGGCGCTTTTATCCATCGCCCTTTTGATGGGGACTTTTAAGATTTCTTCTATAAAACTTTGGCCGTTCAGTGGTACGCTCACTAAAAGTAGTGCACCAAAACTCAACAAGCGTATCATTTTATTCATGTCAACCTCGTTTAAGAAAGTCTGTGAAACTAAAGTAGATTACACATCTCCTATTGAAAAAATCCTCACCGCCCCATTCAAAACCGACTTTAAAGAAAATTCTTTTAGCGGGTCGGGAATTCCGGGGGTTGTTAGACCGTTTCCCTAGCCGTTTTGGATGAACGCCGAAGGCAATCCCAGAATCAAATGCATTTTCTAAGATAGAAACTTATGGGGCAACAATCGATCCGTCACCGCTCGACCATCATTGTCGTCTCTGTCAAGAATCCTCACGAAAGCGGCTCCGGGGGCGGCACATCGCTACTTGCAGGCTTAAATCGGTTTTCCGGAAGCGGAACAAATTCCTTATTATCATTGGGGGGCAGTATGATTTTCCCGGTTTTCCAATCGTTCTTGGCTTGCTCGATACGTTCTTTGCTCGAAGAGACGAAGTTCCACCAGATAAATCGTTCGCCCAGGGGTTCTCCGCCCAAAATCATCAATTCGGTATTTGTTTTGGCTCGAACAGTTGCCGCTTCGTTTTTTGAAAAGACAATCATTTGGCCGTTGGAATAGGTTCTTCCCGATAGTTCCAAATTTCCGTTTGTGATATAAATAGCTCTTTCGGAATGCTCCCCGGGCAAATCAATCTTTGCACCTGTTTCCAGTATTACGTGCAGGTAAAACAGAGGGGAATAAACGCTTACATCGTTCTTTAATCCGTAGGCATTGCCAGCAATTAAACGCATCCAGACACCCGTGTCGGTGTAAACTGGCAGCTGGTCCGGTTTGTAATTCACAAAGGTGGGGTCGCTCTCTTCCACTGATTCCGGCAGGGCCACCCAAGTCTGCAGCATTTCCAGACCGCCTTTCTCCAAAAGTTCGGGGTCTTCAAAACGCTCGGAATGGGAAATGCCCTTTCCCGCCGTCATCCAGTTTACTTCTCCTGGATGAATAATTTGCTCGACCCCTAGACTATCGCGGTGGGTAACGTTGCCACTGAACAGATAGGTTACCGTAGAGAGGCCGATATGAGGATGCGGCAACACGTCCATCGAGGTGATTTCGGATGGAAAATTGCTTGTAGGGCCTGCGTGGTCCATAAAAATAAAAGGGCCTACCATTCTTCTTTGTCTAAAGGGAAGGATACGCTTTACGCTTAAATGGGAACTGATGGCGGCTTCTCGGGCATCTATAATAAGTTCTGGCATAGAATTTTTTTATTTGTGATTTCGGTGGAATTACTTCGACACCTCTTCAGCCCTTAAGATAGCTTTATGTATGTTTTCAAGTATATTATTTTCTCCAAGTATTGAATAAGGTCCGGATTTATGCAATTCTTCTTTTACCTGAGGGTTTACACCCGAAAGAATAATACCTGTTCCGGACGACTGTAGCTTATGATGAAATTCTTTTAAACTGTTCATTGCGGTAGCGTCGATAAAGGGAACGTGTCTCATTCTAATGATTAGCACCTTGGGCTTCTGTTTCAGTTCTGTCAGTACATCCTGAAATTTTTGAGATGCCCCGAAAAACAAGGGTCCGTTTATCTCATACAGCATGGTATCTATAGGGATGTAGGGTAACTCTTCTTCAAACATTGTTTCACCGTTTGAGGCTGATTCCGCAAAAAGGTTTTCCGCATCGTTGATGGTTGTCGCTTCGCTCATTCGTTTCATAAAAAGAAAGCTCGATAGGATCATACCTATCTCGATGGCCAAGATCAAATCGAAAAATACGGTCAGGAAGAAGGTGGTCAGGAGTACGATGATATCCATTAAATTACCTTTCAGCAACTCCCTAAACTGGCGCCATTCGCCCCCGATGCAATGGCGAACGCTATTGCCAAGGGAAGGGCTACAATACCTACAATAATTCCCGATAAAACGTCTTTCGTAATTTGTTTTCTGCCTATGCCCTCCTTGAGCAGCGAAACCAGCTTAGGTGTAAATTCCGTATTTTTCACACGTATAAATTCTTGTGAGGTGCCAGAGATATCCGAAAGTTGCTGCAGCCGTTCTCAAGGTAAAACAACCAAAGGGGTTTGACCTTCGTACACCAATTCGTTAATCAAAAATCGCCTAAATAGTTGATCGGTTAAAATACGCGAGCCTTTTTGAACGATCAGTATTTCATCAATCTTGTTGTTAATTACTCCCTTTATACCGTCTATTCGATTATTGGCTTCGTAAATAGCAAAGTCTGTAGTAAACCTGTCGGCATATGTTTCCGAGAGATGCTGTAACTGTTCTTTAATACGGGTAGTGTCCTCATTCGGTTTCGCCAAATGGAAAAATGTTATACTAGTATTCTGGTGGTGGATGAACTTTAGAAAATTGTCCAATTGCTGTACGTTCAACACTTTGTTTTCGCCTACTGCCACGAAAATTTTTTCGTGCGAAAAAGAATCGATTCCTTTAGGCATAGCAACCACCGTGTTGTCAGTGTTTCCTATGATTTGAAGAGCGACGCTCCCAAGAAATAATTTCTTTAGCATTCCCGTACCTTTCAGACCTAGAAAAATTAGATTTTCAAAAGGTTCTACCAATAGCTGGGGCAACGTATGCTGGAAATCATTTTCAGAAACATAAAAGGACACCTCTATAGTATCCGGAATGAGGTCGCTTGCAAGTGCTTTCAGTTTTTCAAGTGCTTTGTCATTAGCTTGCCGAACAATATATTCCCTAGCTTCCTCCTCTGCAAATGCCGGTAAAAACTCATGGGTCTGATGATGCAAAAGAATCTTCGCATTTGCTTCTTTGCTCCAATCGCAAGCATACTTTATCAGATTGCTCGAATACTCCGAAAAGTCAATGAGTACTATAAACCGTTTGTTCATTTCTAAAGATTGTATTGCGTTTTTCAGGCTGTATGGACGATAGCATCCGGCAAGATTATGGCCACACTCATGGATACCTGCTACCCTGTTGTTTTAGGCTATAAGTTGATGAAATTCCTCTACTTTACTCTGTTTTCCCTGAATATAAATGATGTCTCCTTGGTGAAGTACCTCGTCAGGCTGTACACTTTCCAGCAATTTATCCTTTCTTTTAATGGCCAATATATTGATGCCGTACCTTCCCCTTAGATCCAGTTCCCTTAAAGGTTTTCCCAAGAACTTGTTACTGTCCGAACTCATGCGCAGGCTTTTGATATTGAAATCCGCCAGCTCGCTGGTCCTATAGGTTTTCGGCCGCTTTAATTCTCCCTTGAACATTTGGTAATTGTCGGCCCTCACCTTATGGATAAGCTGAACGATATCGTCTTCAGGTACAAGAAAATTGTGCAGGATATGTTCAAATATCTGTATGGATGTTTCAAATTCCTCGGGAATCACCTCATCAGCGCCCAAGGCCAATAATTCAGAAGTCTGTTTAACATATCTCGTCCTTACCACTAAATATAATGAATCGGAGATGGATCGTATTTTTTTAATGATGTTTTGAGTGTCACTACCTCCAGAAATGGCAATAACGGCCGCTCGGGCCCTTGACAGATGGACGGTCTCAAGAATATGGTCATTTGTCGCATCCCCAAAAATGATGGGTAAACCTTTTGCCTTTTCCCGCTTTACTATTTCAGCGTTCGTCTCAATTACTATAAAAGGAATGTTATTAGCCGTGGCCGCCTTAGCCAAATTGCTTCCATTTATTCCGTACCCGATAATCACTAAATGATTTTCTAAAGTGGCATCGACAACTTCTTCGATATCGCTTGGATCTAGGTCCCTTTTTAGCCCTAACTTTCTTTTGACCCCTAAAACCTTATTGGATATATTCTCCGAAAAAATAATGACAAATGGAGTTAATAACATAGACACAATCGAAACGGACAGAAAGTACTGGTTGGTCTCTGGCGTTAAAAGATCGTACCCGATACCTATTTTAGAAAGGACAAAAGCAAATTCCCCCACCTGAAAAAGCGCCAGGCCCGTTAACAATGCAGTTTTGGTCGGATATTTCAGAAGGGCGACCGCAATGGCCACGACAGATGATTTTAGTATCAGGACGATCAATACCAAAAGTAGGATGATAGGAATATTGTTCAGAAAAAAACTCAAATCAAGCAACATGCCGACAGAGACAAAAAAGAAGCTTGTAAAAAGTTCCCGAAAAGGAAGGATGATACTGGTAGCCTGATGGCTATATTCCGATTCCGATATAATAAGGCCGGCAATAAAAGCACCGAGTGCCAACGATAGTCCTATTTCTGCCGTTAGAAAGGCAATCGCAAAACATAGGGTAATGGTGACCAGGAGAAAAAGTTCTTTACTGTTCGTCTTTGCCACAGCATGCATCAATCTAGGTACGACGTACCGGGCACTGATATATGTGAGTACCACGACAATGGCCGATTTT
Encoded here:
- a CDS encoding pirin family protein, with the protein product MPELIIDAREAAISSHLSVKRILPFRQRRMVGPFIFMDHAGPTSNFPSEITSMDVLPHPHIGLSTVTYLFSGNVTHRDSLGVEQIIHPGEVNWMTAGKGISHSERFEDPELLEKGGLEMLQTWVALPESVEESDPTFVNYKPDQLPVYTDTGVWMRLIAGNAYGLKNDVSVYSPLFYLHVILETGAKIDLPGEHSERAIYITNGNLELSGRTYSNGQMIVFSKNEAATVRAKTNTELMILGGEPLGERFIWWNFVSSSKERIEQAKNDWKTGKIILPPNDNKEFVPLPENRFKPASSDVPPPEPLS
- a CDS encoding universal stress protein; this encodes MNKRFIVLIDFSEYSSNLIKYACDWSKEANAKILLHHQTHEFLPAFAEEEAREYIVRQANDKALEKLKALASDLIPDTIEVSFYVSENDFQHTLPQLLVEPFENLIFLGLKGTGMLKKLFLGSVALQIIGNTDNTVVAMPKGIDSFSHEKIFVAVGENKVLNVQQLDNFLKFIHHQNTSITFFHLAKPNEDTTRIKEQLQHLSETYADRFTTDFAIYEANNRIDGIKGVINNKIDEILIVQKGSRILTDQLFRRFLINELVYEGQTPLVVLP
- a CDS encoding HlyD family secretion protein, producing MEIKNIVPFVILLISASCSDKKIDPAFMGKIERDQISVVTKVPGTIERILVNNGDYAKKGDTLAILDIPEVDAKKQQAEGALQSAEAQYQMAIKGATEGQLRQLQNKVSGLKEQFEFAKKSLVRLNGMVQDSLVPQQQFDEVYAKYQGAKNQYEAAKTELEEARTGSRQEQQAMALGQQRQASGAISEVGAAEREKYMLAPQDMTVETVNLKTGELALPGYPVFSGYIDHSVYFRFTIPEGQLGEVKPGEKIKVKVLYKDAPLIDGEVSTVKALSSYANIATAYPDFDMQQALFEVEVRPTAPEKTRDLITKASVSLELDK
- a CDS encoding monovalent cation:proton antiporter-2 (CPA2) family protein, producing the protein MPLLQDILILLGFSVVIVFVLQRLKLPSIIGFLLTGVIIGPYGLSLIKAVEQVEILSEVGVILLLFVIGMELSIKQLVSIKKTVFIGGFLQVGLTVGVAGLVYYLLGNSWNESVFVGFLFSLSSTAIVLKTLQDRQEISAPHARNALAILIFQDIIVVPMMLVTPMIAGESSDVATDILMLLVKSAIVVVLTYISARYVVPRLMHAVAKTNSKELFLLVTITLCFAIAFLTAEIGLSLALGAFIAGLIISESEYSHQATSIILPFRELFTSFFFVSVGMLLDLSFFLNNIPIILLLVLIVLILKSSVVAIAVALLKYPTKTALLTGLALFQVGEFAFVLSKIGIGYDLLTPETNQYFLSVSIVSMLLTPFVIIFSENISNKVLGVKRKLGLKRDLDPSDIEEVVDATLENHLVIIGYGINGSNLAKAATANNIPFIVIETNAEIVKREKAKGLPIIFGDATNDHILETVHLSRARAAVIAISGGSDTQNIIKKIRSISDSLYLVVRTRYVKQTSELLALGADEVIPEEFETSIQIFEHILHNFLVPEDDIVQLIHKVRADNYQMFKGELKRPKTYRTSELADFNIKSLRMSSDSNKFLGKPLRELDLRGRYGINILAIKRKDKLLESVQPDEVLHQGDIIYIQGKQSKVEEFHQLIA
- a CDS encoding STAS domain-containing protein; the protein is MDIIVLLTTFFLTVFFDLILAIEIGMILSSFLFMKRMSEATTINDAENLFAESASNGETMFEEELPYIPIDTMLYEINGPLFFGASQKFQDVLTELKQKPKVLIIRMRHVPFIDATAMNSLKEFHHKLQSSGTGIILSGVNPQVKEELHKSGPYSILGENNILENIHKAILRAEEVSK
- a CDS encoding catalase; amino-acid sequence: MKEKDSKLTRRTGAPVGDNQNVQTAGPRGPMLMQDAWFLEKMANFDREVIPERRMHAKGSGAFGTFTVTHDITQYTKAKIFSEVGKKTEMFSRFSTVAGERGAADAERDIRGFALKFYTEEGIWDLVGNNTPVFFFRDPMKFPDLNHAVKRDPKTNLRSPNNNWDFWTLLPEALHQVTIVMSDRGIPRGYRHMHGFGSHTFSFINKENVRHWVKFHFITQQGIENLTDKEAVELVGIDRESSQRDLFDAIEKEDFPKWKMFVQVMTEEEAKTYRFHPFDLTKVWSKKDFPLIPVGEFELNRNPENYFQDVEQAAFDPTNIVPGIGFSPDKMLQGRLFSYGDAQRYRLGVNHYQIPVNKPTCPYHAYHRDGAMRVDGNYGATKHYEPNSYGEWQEQPRAKEPPLELEGTAYAHNFRDDDEDYFTQPGDLFRIIKADGKADLLFKNTAAQVGGADKFIQVRHIRNCFKADPEYGEGVAKALDLTMDEVNNFDMTPYNKWAPKPTKG
- a CDS encoding TolC family protein, translated to MNKMIRLLSFGALLLVSVPLNGQSFIEEILKVPIKRAMDKSADVRVQEMQGEGTQWEMEAIKGKRLPQVSLTGGYGFMYSRLSPKFPTQYLPISGTPFLEDPLVSNFQTQVFLGSLSARQVIFAGNQINSGVRALEEKQKAERLLAEAGREEIAKEVITTFDQLMLLSEVDKLIEDSGKRLESEHKKVVKGIANGLAIPYDRDKIKLAMLELEEKKLEAQGNRNVLLAKLEYLTQMTKSELESIEYELQTFSLSQVFPTPENRAELKALEAGKKAKEFAYQKEKGAYFPTIFAFGNLAYLNAFDSSIKFRDVPISGDVTLEAEHIRMEPAAAVGVGMKWDVFKGGTHRKNVKKAAIEVEISETKLKDTREKFELLLFKNRSDLKSAEQKVLVAEQRVKIAENNLQLASRQYRAGLVDMTERLASENDFYKVNLNYHNQILDQRTAVLELLLATGELSDKIYNGYGN
- a CDS encoding universal stress protein — encoded protein: MKNILVAVDRPKNADQLIAYAVKIAKLTDAKIWIIHVTADNPKDFLAREAGPQYVYNKRDEEHKKEAAFLEQLAQQTIEKYDVSAKGCLIKGPVIKSLTEIVKAHNIDLVVAGHKRKHLVYGLFTENKKRDLIDELKIPLLAVPLV